From Leptotrichia trevisanii DSM 22070, the proteins below share one genomic window:
- a CDS encoding exopolysaccharide biosynthesis polyprenyl glycosylphosphotransferase: MAVSGMKKNYSYLFGILTIVMYFIGLLLINRGLGFTNVAVIICSMVIYYVANVYNMTGRYKLRDIVIIVGINFILVMVTTFLRILILNEAIILFGLITMFQIIYRYIIIIGLAEKKKVVFVGENGYTNDLMESIKKDSQYKLSDFLKEEKNMEILTEKLLNLCENKKVDIIVDFTSNLLYDTKLVDKLLQYKLGGMQYYNYLEFYEMYENKLPVSNLSPKWFLENTGFEIYYNNFNLKAKRILDIIFALLIGVCVIPIMIIAAIIIKLESKGPVFFIQERIGEGNKPFKIVKFRSMTTDAEKDGPKWATKNDNRVTKFGKFMRLTRIDELPQLWNVLRGEMSFVGPRPEREFFIKQLEKEIMYYNLRHTVKPGLTGWAQVMYPYGASIEDAYRKLQYDLYYIKNHDILFDVKILLKTVTIVIFGKGR; encoded by the coding sequence CTTATAAATCGTGGACTTGGATTTACAAATGTAGCTGTAATTATTTGTTCAATGGTGATTTATTATGTGGCAAATGTTTATAATATGACGGGAAGATATAAATTACGGGATATTGTAATTATAGTTGGAATTAATTTTATTCTTGTGATGGTTACGACATTTTTGAGAATACTTATTTTGAATGAGGCAATAATTTTATTTGGACTGATTACAATGTTTCAAATTATATATCGTTATATTATAATAATAGGATTGGCTGAAAAGAAAAAAGTCGTTTTTGTTGGAGAAAATGGATATACAAATGACTTGATGGAAAGCATAAAAAAAGACAGTCAGTACAAATTATCAGACTTTTTAAAAGAAGAAAAAAATATGGAGATTTTAACAGAAAAATTATTGAATCTATGTGAAAATAAAAAAGTTGATATAATTGTGGATTTTACAAGTAATCTTTTGTATGATACAAAACTTGTCGATAAACTTTTGCAGTACAAACTTGGCGGAATGCAGTATTACAACTATCTGGAATTTTACGAAATGTATGAAAATAAATTGCCAGTTTCAAACTTAAGTCCAAAATGGTTTTTGGAAAATACAGGATTTGAAATTTACTACAACAACTTTAACTTGAAGGCAAAACGTATTCTTGACATAATTTTTGCACTTTTAATTGGAGTCTGTGTAATTCCGATTATGATTATTGCTGCAATAATAATAAAACTGGAGTCAAAAGGGCCGGTATTCTTTATACAGGAAAGAATCGGAGAAGGAAACAAGCCGTTTAAAATAGTAAAATTTCGTTCAATGACGACTGATGCGGAAAAAGACGGGCCAAAATGGGCTACAAAAAATGACAATCGTGTCACAAAATTTGGTAAATTTATGCGTCTTACAAGAATTGACGAATTGCCACAACTGTGGAATGTGCTACGTGGAGAAATGAGTTTCGTGGGGCCACGTCCAGAAAGGGAATTTTTTATAAAGCAACTAGAAAAGGAAATTATGTACTACAATCTAAGACATACTGTAAAACCAGGACTTACTGGCTGGGCACAAGTTATGTATCCATATGGAGCGAGTATTGAAGATGCTTACAGAAAATTGCAGTATGACTTGTATTATATAAAAAATCATGATATTTTGTTTGATGTGAAGATATTGTTAAAGACAGTTACGATTGTAATTTTTGGAAAAGGGAGATAA